In the genome of Thermoanaerobacterium sp. PSU-2, one region contains:
- a CDS encoding branched-chain amino acid ABC transporter permease: MKTFIEQLINGLSLGSIYALIALGYTMVYGIMKLINFAHGDIYMVGAFTGFFASTYFHLGFIPSLLLAMLVSLILGVTIERVAYRPLRDKSKISILITAIGVSLLLENGGIILLSPQVRTYPQIFKQHMYSFLNGVITISNQQIVIFVVSIIMMVGLQLIIYKTKMGKAMRAVSTDPDAARLMGINVDRTVSFTFAIGSALAAVAGVLVGIYYNSIDPLMGIMPGLKAFIAAVLGGIGIIPGAMVGGLLMGVIEALVSGYGSSLYRDGVSFAILIIILLIKPTGLFGKNVREKV, encoded by the coding sequence ATGAAGACATTTATTGAGCAGCTTATAAATGGTCTATCTTTAGGAAGTATATACGCGCTTATTGCCCTTGGATATACCATGGTTTACGGCATAATGAAACTTATAAATTTCGCTCATGGTGATATATACATGGTAGGTGCATTTACAGGATTCTTCGCATCAACATACTTTCACCTTGGATTTATACCATCTCTCCTATTGGCAATGCTGGTAAGCCTTATACTTGGCGTGACAATAGAGCGTGTGGCATACAGGCCATTAAGAGATAAGTCAAAAATCTCAATATTGATTACAGCCATCGGCGTCTCACTTTTGCTGGAAAACGGAGGCATAATCCTCTTATCTCCGCAAGTCAGGACGTATCCTCAAATTTTCAAGCAGCACATGTACTCATTTTTAAACGGCGTAATCACCATATCAAACCAGCAGATCGTCATATTTGTCGTATCCATAATCATGATGGTTGGACTTCAGCTTATCATATACAAGACAAAGATGGGAAAGGCCATGAGAGCTGTCTCCACAGACCCTGATGCTGCAAGGCTTATGGGAATAAATGTGGATAGGACAGTTTCATTCACATTTGCCATAGGCTCTGCCCTTGCCGCTGTCGCAGGTGTCTTAGTTGGCATATACTACAACTCCATAGATCCACTGATGGGTATAATGCCAGGCTTAAAAGCATTCATAGCAGCAGTATTGGGAGGAATAGGCATAATACCAGGTGCTATGGTAGGAGGATTATTGATGGGTGTCATAGAAGCACTTGTTTCAGGCTATGGCAGCTCCCTATACAGAGATGGCGTTTCATTTGCAATACTCATAATCATATTGCTAATAAAGCCAACAGGACTCTTTGGCAAAAATGTAAGAGAGAAAGTGTAG
- a CDS encoding ABC transporter substrate-binding protein: MKNSFKKASMLLGIVMTASLLFSGCSKNTSATSSDKINVGALFELTGQVASYGTSEYNAVKLYVDDVNKNGGLLGKQINLIKADNKSATDESINQATKLIVEDNVVAILGPATTGNTKAASSIALSKNIPLITPSGTSFDVTVDPNTNKVKSEIFRACYTDPYQGKVMGEFAAKDLSAKTAVIYIDDKSDYSKGLAQSFKDQFEKLGGKVIDQEAYVAGDQDFKSTLTKIKGLNADVIFIPGYYQDTAKIAKQAREMGINTPLLGGDGWDSPDLLKIAGASALNNVYYSNHFISTDPDPTVQDFIKKYKDAYGTEPDAFAALAYDSAGMLVQAIKNANSTDPAKITEALANLKNFKGVTGNISIDTQHNPIKQTVIIELKDGKQTLKKKVSAE, translated from the coding sequence ATGAAAAATTCGTTTAAAAAAGCATCAATGCTTTTAGGCATCGTAATGACAGCTTCACTTTTGTTTTCAGGCTGCAGCAAAAACACCAGCGCTACAAGCAGCGACAAAATAAACGTAGGAGCCCTTTTTGAATTGACAGGACAGGTAGCCTCATACGGAACTTCTGAGTACAACGCGGTAAAACTGTATGTAGATGATGTAAACAAAAACGGTGGCCTTCTTGGAAAACAGATTAACCTTATCAAGGCTGATAACAAATCCGCAACAGATGAATCAATAAATCAGGCTACAAAACTTATCGTTGAAGACAACGTAGTGGCAATATTAGGACCTGCAACAACAGGTAACACAAAAGCAGCTTCTTCAATTGCATTAAGCAAAAACATACCTCTTATAACCCCATCTGGCACGTCTTTTGATGTAACTGTCGATCCAAACACAAATAAAGTAAAAAGCGAAATATTCAGAGCATGTTACACAGACCCATATCAAGGCAAAGTGATGGGCGAATTTGCCGCAAAAGATCTAAGTGCAAAAACTGCTGTCATATACATTGACGACAAAAGCGACTACAGCAAAGGCCTTGCTCAAAGCTTCAAAGATCAGTTCGAAAAACTTGGTGGAAAAGTGATAGATCAAGAAGCTTACGTTGCAGGCGATCAAGATTTTAAGTCGACGCTTACTAAGATAAAGGGGTTAAATGCTGACGTCATATTCATACCTGGATACTATCAAGACACGGCAAAGATAGCTAAGCAAGCGAGAGAGATGGGTATAAATACGCCTTTACTTGGCGGTGACGGCTGGGATTCACCTGATCTACTGAAGATAGCAGGTGCATCTGCATTAAACAACGTCTATTACAGCAACCACTTCATATCGACAGATCCAGATCCGACTGTTCAAGACTTCATAAAGAAGTACAAAGACGCTTACGGTACAGAACCTGATGCTTTTGCCGCTTTGGCGTATGACTCAGCAGGTATGTTGGTACAAGCGATAAAAAATGCAAATTCAACTGACCCGGCAAAAATAACAGAAGCCTTGGCAAATCTGAAAAACTTCAAAGGTGTTACAGGCAATATTTCGATAGATACACAACACAATCCTATAAAACAGACAGTAATAATAGAATTGAAGGACGGTAAACAGACACTTAAGAAAAAAGTAAGTGCTGAATAA
- a CDS encoding branched-chain amino acid ABC transporter permease, producing MKQILKNRLLIFLGLLVFYAIIQILLSTNILNDYYEINIVLMCINVILAVSLNLINGFTGQFSLGHAGFMSIGAYTSAIITYKLGLPFPLALLVGGIAAGIAGILIGIPSLRLKGDYLAITTLGFGEIIRVIFLNTEYVGGASGLSGIPKYTNWTWVFWMAVITVVLIRNFINSSYGRCCVAIREDETAAESMGINTTFYKTLAFTIGAFFAGIGGALYAHNFYIIQPETFNFMKSFDILTMVVLGGLGSITGSILSAIFLTFVYALLQDYAALRMVIYALLLIIVMLFRPEGLMGTREFSLKKLFKKGEKSSEFTVN from the coding sequence TTGAAGCAAATATTGAAAAACAGATTACTTATATTTTTAGGGCTGTTGGTCTTTTACGCCATAATACAGATTTTGCTGTCGACAAACATATTAAACGACTATTACGAAATAAACATTGTTCTCATGTGCATAAATGTAATACTTGCTGTAAGCCTTAACCTTATAAATGGATTTACAGGACAATTCTCCTTAGGACATGCAGGATTCATGTCAATCGGTGCATACACATCAGCTATCATAACGTACAAATTGGGACTTCCATTTCCACTGGCATTATTAGTAGGAGGCATAGCAGCAGGCATAGCCGGAATCTTGATAGGAATACCATCATTGAGATTAAAAGGAGACTACCTTGCTATAACAACACTTGGATTCGGAGAAATAATTAGGGTAATCTTTTTAAACACCGAATACGTGGGTGGAGCCAGCGGCCTATCTGGAATACCAAAGTACACAAACTGGACGTGGGTATTCTGGATGGCAGTCATAACCGTCGTCTTAATCAGAAACTTCATAAACTCCAGCTACGGCAGATGCTGTGTAGCAATCAGAGAAGACGAGACAGCAGCCGAATCGATGGGCATAAACACAACTTTCTACAAGACATTGGCATTCACGATAGGTGCATTCTTCGCAGGAATAGGCGGTGCCCTTTATGCTCACAACTTCTACATCATACAGCCAGAAACATTCAACTTCATGAAATCATTCGATATCTTAACAATGGTTGTATTAGGAGGACTGGGCAGCATAACAGGGTCCATCCTATCAGCCATCTTCTTGACTTTTGTATACGCACTTTTGCAGGATTATGCTGCACTAAGAATGGTAATATACGCTCTCCTCTTAATCATCGTAATGCTATTTAGACCAGAAGGATTGATGGGTACAAGAGAATTTTCTCTCAAAAAACTATTCAAGAAAGGGGAGAAAAGCAGTGAGTTTACTGTCAATTAA
- a CDS encoding ABC transporter ATP-binding protein, whose protein sequence is MLEVKDLNVSYGMVNALKGIDLKVNNGEIVTIIGANGAGKSTTLMTISGILKPKKGYIKFDDVDITKKPAQNIVDMGICQVPEGRRIFANMTVMENLEMGAYLRKDKMVKSDIEKVFHLFPRLKERHKQIAGTLSGGEQQMLAIGRALMSKPKVLLLDEPSMGLAPIVVQDIFKTIKGINEDGTTILLVEQNAKMALSIADRAYVLETGNISLEGAASVLKNDERVKKSYLGG, encoded by the coding sequence ATGTTAGAGGTAAAAGATCTCAACGTATCATATGGAATGGTCAATGCCTTAAAAGGCATTGATTTAAAAGTAAATAACGGTGAAATTGTTACGATAATAGGTGCAAATGGCGCAGGCAAAAGCACTACTCTAATGACAATATCAGGCATATTGAAACCAAAAAAAGGCTACATCAAATTCGATGATGTAGACATAACAAAAAAACCTGCTCAAAATATAGTGGATATGGGTATCTGCCAAGTGCCAGAAGGAAGAAGAATATTTGCCAACATGACTGTAATGGAAAACCTTGAGATGGGAGCATATCTCAGGAAAGACAAAATGGTAAAAAGCGACATAGAAAAAGTATTTCACCTATTTCCACGTCTAAAAGAAAGGCATAAACAGATTGCCGGCACTTTAAGCGGTGGTGAGCAGCAGATGCTGGCAATAGGGCGTGCATTGATGTCAAAGCCAAAAGTGCTTTTGCTAGACGAACCATCAATGGGACTTGCACCCATCGTAGTGCAAGACATATTTAAGACGATAAAAGGCATAAATGAAGACGGCACCACCATCCTTTTGGTAGAGCAAAACGCTAAAATGGCTCTATCCATTGCAGACAGAGCATACGTCCTTGAGACAGGCAACATCTCACTTGAAGGTGCTGCATCTGTCTTGAAAAACGATGAAAGGGTTAAAAAGTCGTATTTAGGAGGTTAA
- a CDS encoding ABC transporter ATP-binding protein, translating into MSLLSIKDVSIDFGGIKALIDVNIELEQGSLTGLIGPNGAGKSTVFNIITGIYKPTSGKVTFDGKNVSTKPYNNTKLGIARTFQNIRLFKNLTVLDNVKIAQHIHVQYGLLSSFLQYKKYLDGEKTQDKQAMDLLKIFNLDKHALNLAKNLPYGEQRRLEIARALATKPKLLLLDEPAAGMNPQETKELTDTIRFIRDKFDITILLIEHDMSLVMDLCEDIYVMNYGKIIAHGTPDEIKKNPEVIAAYLGEESPDESEILSIEGGA; encoded by the coding sequence GTGAGTTTACTGTCAATTAAAGACGTATCTATAGACTTTGGCGGCATAAAGGCCCTGATAGATGTCAACATAGAACTGGAACAAGGCTCTTTAACAGGACTTATAGGACCAAATGGTGCTGGAAAATCAACAGTATTCAACATAATAACCGGTATATACAAGCCTACATCAGGAAAAGTGACATTTGACGGAAAAAACGTATCAACAAAACCGTATAACAACACAAAGCTTGGCATAGCAAGGACATTTCAAAACATACGTCTATTTAAAAACCTAACTGTCCTTGACAATGTCAAGATAGCTCAGCACATTCACGTGCAATACGGACTTTTAAGCTCGTTCCTGCAGTACAAAAAATATTTAGATGGAGAAAAAACACAAGACAAACAAGCGATGGATCTCCTTAAAATATTCAATCTTGATAAGCACGCTTTAAACCTTGCCAAAAATCTGCCATACGGCGAACAGAGAAGACTTGAAATAGCAAGAGCACTGGCAACAAAACCAAAGCTTTTGCTCTTAGATGAACCTGCAGCAGGGATGAATCCGCAAGAGACAAAAGAGCTTACAGACACAATCAGATTCATAAGGGACAAATTTGACATAACAATACTCTTGATAGAGCACGACATGTCATTGGTTATGGATCTTTGCGAAGACATATACGTCATGAACTACGGAAAAATAATAGCACATGGCACACCAGACGAAATCAAGAAAAATCCAGAAGTAATAGCTGCATACCTTGGAGAAGAAAGTCCTGATGAAAGTGAAATTTTATCAATTGAAGGAGGTGCTTAA